The DNA region GGTTCTGAGCAATTTCAAGCCAAATAATGGTAGTATACTGATTAAAGAGTTTGTTTTGAAGGTAGAGTCAAATTTGCTTGAAATTGTGTTTAGACCTGCTGGTAACTCTGGTTTTGGCTTTGTCAATGCTGTGGAGGTGTTTTCTGCTCCAGAAGATTTTATTATAGATTATGGAGCTAGGTTGGTTGGCCCTTCTGATGTGCAAGAATATAAGAACCTTTCATCCCAGGTTTTAGAAACTGTCCATAGGATTAATGTTGGAGGTGTGAAATTAACTCCTTTTAATGATACCCTTTGGAGGACTTGGATTCCTGATGAGGATTACCTTGTTTTAAAGGATGCTGCTAAGCGTGTAGTGAGCACTCACACACCAAATTATCAGACGGGAGGTGCGAATAGAGAGATCGCGCCGGATAATGTTTATATGACAGCCCGGGAGATGGATAGGGATAACTCCATTATAGCTTCACAGTTCAACATAACCTGGAATTTTCCAGTTGTTCCTGGCGGTGTTCGGCACTTGGTTCGGTTGCATTTCTGTGATATTGTTAGTCCTGCCCTTAATTTGCTCTACTTTGATGTGTATATCAACGGATATTCCGCATATAAGGATCTTGATTTGTCATCCCTCACATTCCACACGCTTGCATCTCCAGTCTATGTGGATTTTGTTGCAGATTCTGATGATTCGGGCGTTATGCAAATAAGTGTTGGTCCTTCTGATCTGAGCAGTTCTATCAGGATGAATGCAATACTGAATGGTGCTGAAATAATGCAGCTGGTGAATGCTGTAGATTCCAGTGTTGTTTCTCAGAAGAAAAGGTTGTGGGtgctggtggtggtgggttcAATTGTTGGAGGAATTAttgttttacttttaattttagCTGCTTTTCTAGCTTCCTTCAGGAAGAAGAAACCGAAACAATTGACAGTTGAAAGTGTAGGATGGACACCTTTACGCCTGTTTGGAGGGAGTTCACTTAGTAGAATGTCTGAAGTTACAGGTTATCCATCTCCTGGTTATTTTGGCTTGAAAATCCCTTTTGCTGATATACAAGCAGCAACAAACAATTTTGATAGAACTCTTATTATAGGGTCTGGTGGGTTTGGTATGGTTTACAAAGGGGTGTTCAAGGACAACATGAAGATTGCAGTCAAGAGAGGCATGCCTGGATCTAGACAAGGCCTACCAGAATTCCAGTCTGAAATAACAATTTTATCTAGAATTCGCCATCACCACCTTGTTTCATTGGTTGGCTATTGCGAAGAAAATTCAGAAATGATACTTGTCTATGAGTATGTGGAAAAAGGACCACTTAAAAAGCATCTGTATGGTGCAGCAGTACTTCAACCTTTGTCTTGGAAGCAGCGTCTCGAGATATGCATCGGCGCGGCTAGAGGTCTCCACTATCTTCACACTGGTTTCGCACAAGGGATCATCCACCGTGACATTAAATCAACAAACATTTTGCTTGATGAAAACAATGTGGCAAAGGTTGCTGATTTTGGTCTTTCAAGATCTGGACCTTGTGTGAATGAAACTCATGTGAGTACTGGTGTGAAAGGTAGTTTCGGTTACCTTGATCCAGAGTATTTCCGAAGGCAGAAGCTTACAGATAAATCAGATGTTTACTCATTTGGGGTTGTGCTTTTTGAGGTTCTCTGTGCTAGACCTGCTGTTGATCCACAGCTTGATAGGGAACAGGTGAACTTAGCAGAATGGGCACTTGAGTGGCAGAAGAAAGGCATGTTGGAGCATATTATCGATCCGTATCTTGTCGGAAAGATCAAGCCAAGCTCCTTGAAGAAATTCGGTGAAACAGCAGAGAAATGTTTGGCTGAATATGGTGTTGACAGACCAACTATGGGTGATGTGCTATGGAATTTGGAATATTCACTTCAGCTCCAAGAAAATGAACACGAACGGGAGCCATGTGCTGATAGAAGTTCTCATGGAGAAGTGAATGTGACCACTACAATAAATCCTGGGAATTCTTCTAGCAGCATGAGAACACAGGGACATTGTGATAATAATTATCAAGATGTAGGTGGTACCCAAGTTTTTTCCCAACTAATGACCAATGAAGGAAGATAGAGTTTGAATCATCCTGCAAAAGTATATGCAATTCTTTCAAGGAGTTGGATTTCCTGTTGttaaaaatcccaaaatcactGCAGTCATGGCTTCATAGCAGTCCGATCTTGATCAGACAGTTTAAATTTAAAGAGATCAattttgtgtgtatggttgttATTTTAAGCTACCAAACTATGACTGCTGTGACTTAAGGAAATTTTGACTGCAAGAAATCCAGATCTTTCTGATGTACTAAGAAGTCACATGGATAAAAAAGGTATCAGGACAGGCAGTACATTTTCTATCACGattatttttttcctctatCAATTTTCTGTTCTTTTAAGGAAATTGCAAcaaaggagtaccaacataagGCAGTGATAGGCAAGTAAATTGATAGTTTACAAATGTTTGGTTAATCTTTGTTAACTTGATGTGTAACATTACAGAGATGCTATATTACTATTTACTAACATAGTATATTGTGTATCTGTTCAAGTGGGGAAATACTCGAAGTTGTAATTAGCTACAAGTTCCCTCCATGTTATTTTTTACTCTTGCTTTTCTGCTTCAGTGGAAAGATCATGTTTGTGGTAATGGTGTTATATGAAATAAAATAGTTCTCATgaaattcttctttctttctttttaagtATTGGTTATTTACTTATTTAGCCTATTATGAATCTATTTGAGAAAATAAAGTGCAGTTAGGCACACAAACTAATCCCCATAGCAGCTTCCAAGTGTGTGTTTGCTTGGCAAACGGTATTTCACAGATCTTAACACACAAATGGAGATGTATAGTTCGGTAGCGTTAAGTTCAACGTGGATTGGCGTTGAATTTAACGGAAATCCAAATACACGCTCAAATCACCCACCACCTTGTCAGAAGAGGGGGCAACCTTATTGCGAGGAAGCCATCTCCCATTAACTTTTATCATGTGATGATATGTAATACAGTAGCAAAAATGGATATTGTTGAAGCAGCTTGAATATTAGATACATGGTTTCTTTATTCACCTGAACCTCAGCACATCATTTTCCACCATATAGGACTTGTTAAATCATAGAACTGTTTGCTTTAGACAAACTCCTAATAATAGGTCTTCTTTTTTAGTTAAAGTGATGATTTGTGTCCAGAGATATGATAAGCATTACATAGACTTCCATATTTCAAATAATGCACTGGAGGctaataaataaatcaaagacTATGATGCAGTTCCAAAATTCAAGTTTCATTGATGGTATGAAATTTGTTGCAGTTAAATCTCTGCCCTGCATCACTTGAATTTTTCAAACTGATACCTACCACAGATAATGATAAATActgaaaaaatcaaattaagtgTGCATGTTGGGGTCTGCGCCTCTATAGTATGCTACTTTCTTCTTCCTAGTCCTCAACAGCATTATATTAGCTCCTTATCTCCTAATAGAAGGCTACTTACATTATTTACAAAGAGAATACTCCTATTACGTGTTATGGAGAATTTCTTTGCTAAAAGATGCTTTAGGTGCTTCAGATCAGAATCCTTATGAATATTTGTCTGAAGtgtaggggattcaagcacctcgattgcactgagtagtagagcgagaaatcacagataaagcacacaacatctttggtcacgcagttcggccaaattgcctacctctgcggctatagagtagctatagctcctttgtattacttgtggcatgaaacatgtggtaccaagtacaacttttagggttacattgttatcctatttatagtggattctattgatctctattttacaataaaatcctaataaatcctataacaatcccttaaaaccttttacaatccatattaaatcaaatcctaataaactaatgattttagcccaaaatataatgagccaaatctcaacaatctccaccttggcgaattccgGACCCCCCCTATGAAGATCTGCTGCTTTAGTTTCCTGATTCTGATTTCTGGGATTGAACTCCACCTTGCTCAACACCCTGTTGCTTCACTCCTCCACCTTGGCATCCATCCACTTCTCCTTCCTTGGCGTGGCCATCGCCTCTTGAAAGTAGACAGATCTCCACCTTGTTCTGTGTCTTTCAGATCCGTCGGTTTCTCCTCTCACAACGACTTCTGCAATCCTTGTTGACCTCCCTTCGCAGCGGAAGATATCAGCCGTCactatggttactaaccatcggcccctcCGCAGAAGTTACCCGACCGTTaccatggttactaaccatcggtCCCTCAGCGGAAGTTGTCCAGccgttaccatggtcccacgaaccatcggctctgataccacttgtaggggattcaagcacctCGATTGCACTGAGTATTAGAGCGAGAAGTCATAGATAAAGCACACATCAtctttgttcacgcagttcggccaaattgcctacctctcttgttggggagagtcacggcgaggacccatgggtcaaggccgagaggagacaccaaggaaatcttggacaccacatcttaacccaaaaccttaaggcattaggtttatgggtccatctcgttataaactctccctctcaccttaacttctccgatgtgggacttgactccaacacttgattccaacaatctccccctcaagtgtgagtccctcaaccacatcacccatggtcctcccgtctgcggaagctatccaccttgcaccgccgttcgctgccaacggaacccgctacctagccacactgctaggaagactttcgacacaaggagccgtcatggtcccatgaaccatcggctctgataccacttgtaggggattcaagcacctcgattgcactgagtagtagagcgagaaatcacagataaagcacacaacatctttggtcacgcagttcggccaaattgtctacctctgcggctatagagtagctatagctcctttgtattacttgtggcatgaagcatgtggtaccaagtacaacttttaggttacattgttatcctatttatagtggattctattgatctctattttacaataaaatcctaataaatcctataacaatcccttaaaaccttttacaatccacattaaatcaaatcctaataaactaaagattttagcccaaaatataatgagccaaatctcaacaTGAAGGAATATACAAATGAAAATTGCATATTTCACTTGAAGAATATGTAAAAAATTGTTATCTGATATAAGGGTTAAAGTAAGCTTTAATTAGttatagtttttttaaaaagtgaacCCCATGTCCCAATTCTTCTCACTCCACTactttacaaaaagaaaaagttcCTTCAGGTAATTGAAATAATTCTTACATGAACTTGCACAGCACACTCACATGCAGAGAAAGACGGAAGCTTACATGAATAACTATTACAAGCAATAATGGTCCAACTCCAACCTCTTAAAACAAGATTCCTCATCACCAATTAAGACCACATACCTTAGCAAAATAGGGAAGCTTGCCTAACCCATATTCTCAGACTGCATCCTAGACCACATACCTACAGGCTACGGATGTTTAGTCGTGCAAATTTCACGCTCCATATATGCAGACATGGGCGGGAGGGAATCTCTTGGGAAGTTTCTCGTTGACGAAATATGATGGAATATGTTTTTATAAATGGTAGAAAAATCATCATCCCCAAGCTAATCATTTTTTGAATTAAAGTTAGATCTAATCTGAATTCTAAGATTTTGATCAATCGATACTCTATTTCTCTATCATTcaattttcactcatttttttctttctatctttctcttcttttcaaATCACATCACTAATCAtatcttttttttatctcttctaTTCCTTTAGGGGTGTCTGTATTTGAGGTGTGAATAGGTTTTTATTGGCAAGGCTGGTACCACCATGTTTTTTTCATCCTTTAAAGTTGTTCTCTCTTTTTGGATTTGAGAGCTTTCAATCAATAAGGCTAATCAGTTGCGCGTAATTCTGCTAATATTTGCAATGTGGGGGCAATAGTAGCTTGTCCACCACTCATTTCTATGAGCTTCACTATCAAAGAAGAACTTATGGAAGCTGTGATCCACTTTTCTGTTGAGACATGTTTCCGTGTGCTGTTACACTTACACCAATAACTATTTTTGTCTAGTGGAACCTGTATTACGAAAATTAGCTAGATATTGTGGTTCTGATCCATATGCACTTCACTGAGGCGCAGAATTGGAAGTCTTGGATCAAAACATAACTAGAGTGATGTCTAAGAAAGGCTTTGGTTTACTCAATCTATTATTTACGAAAATGAACTTCAACATGTGTTTAGTTATACCATATCACAACCGTTAAATAATCCATAATCCATATCTGTTATACCAGTTAGATAGTGTatcttcttctatttctaataATTAAGGTATGTCTAAGAAAGGCTTTGGTTTACTCAATCTATTATTTACGAAAATGAACTTCAACATGTGTTTAGTTATACCATATCACAACCGTTAAATAATCCATAATCCATATCTGTTATACCAGTTAGATAGTGTatcttcttctatttctaataATTAAGGTATGTAAGAAGTGTTTTAACATTTAGATTAGGATTTTGGGTGAGTTGAATTAGTGTGTGTACAAATTATTTTCCTATAACTTATAGAATCTATATCATAAATATGTAAGCTTTTTCCCAGGTCACACCTAGTTTTTGAAGCTTTTACATACAAAGTTAAAGAGATCAATTAGTGGTTATGTTAAAAGAACCAAATGGGGTAGAGAAATAGTGTGTTGATGAAGTTAGAGTTTTGATtaattccattttctatttctcTTCCGTTTTATTTTCGCTCACTTTCTTTTACTAtctttctcttatttttctatcacaACAATTATCATAAATATAACTAGTGAAGGTAATAAAATCATAATTGTcctcgtaggatagctcaagtggtaggaggtGAGGGACATATGAGATGGGTAGGGGATGTtaagggatcgattcctggcgggtgcaatttatctttcccatgtaacaaaaataaaataaaatcatgttCATGTGGTTCAACATCGCAactttcggaaaaaaaaaagaagacatCAGATTGTAACCTTACGAGTTCAGTAGCGGAAATGACTTCTGAAGCTTAGAGTGATTCTTTTATAAAATTGAAAGAGTTAATGAATAGAAGATCACAAGAGACATTAGCATAGGGGGTCCAGCTCCAGCCCCTATATATAGGTAgcagttaccaattgtaagggacttttgctcattttatgaataaacacatgaaattcagttattctctctctaact from Lotus japonicus ecotype B-129 chromosome 2, LjGifu_v1.2 includes:
- the LOC130738101 gene encoding probable receptor-like protein kinase At5g24010, with product MDTQKLILLLILLLFTPCSFSSFTPTDNYLLSCGSQTNASLFNQFFMGDSTNQGSVFLSADKSISLTNQNPPPNSPTLYHTARVFTTTGSYRFSMRKNGTNFVRFHFSTFKAPGFEFDLKSANFSVLVDGNLVLSNFKPNNGSILIKEFVLKVESNLLEIVFRPAGNSGFGFVNAVEVFSAPEDFIIDYGARLVGPSDVQEYKNLSSQVLETVHRINVGGVKLTPFNDTLWRTWIPDEDYLVLKDAAKRVVSTHTPNYQTGGANREIAPDNVYMTAREMDRDNSIIASQFNITWNFPVVPGGVRHLVRLHFCDIVSPALNLLYFDVYINGYSAYKDLDLSSLTFHTLASPVYVDFVADSDDSGVMQISVGPSDLSSSIRMNAILNGAEIMQLVNAVDSSVVSQKKRLWVLVVVGSIVGGIIVLLLILAAFLASFRKKKPKQLTVESVGWTPLRLFGGSSLSRMSEVTGYPSPGYFGLKIPFADIQAATNNFDRTLIIGSGGFGMVYKGVFKDNMKIAVKRGMPGSRQGLPEFQSEITILSRIRHHHLVSLVGYCEENSEMILVYEYVEKGPLKKHLYGAAVLQPLSWKQRLEICIGAARGLHYLHTGFAQGIIHRDIKSTNILLDENNVAKVADFGLSRSGPCVNETHVSTGVKGSFGYLDPEYFRRQKLTDKSDVYSFGVVLFEVLCARPAVDPQLDREQVNLAEWALEWQKKGMLEHIIDPYLVGKIKPSSLKKFGETAEKCLAEYGVDRPTMGDVLWNLEYSLQLQENEHEREPCADRSSHGEVNVTTTINPGNSSSSMRTQGHCDNNYQDVGGTQVFSQLMTNEGR